A single Tuberibacillus sp. Marseille-P3662 DNA region contains:
- a CDS encoding DsbA family oxidoreductase, whose protein sequence is MTVTIKVYSDYVCPFCFIAEKPLEKAIQGKDVDIEWMPYELRPYPEETLKPEGDYLQKTWQSAVYPLAERYGVKIKLPNVSPQPYTHLAFEGFQFAKEHGKATQYNHRIFQAFFQEERDIGDIDVLTKLAEDVGLNDEAYRKALVHRTYKETHQKALDFARNEANITAVPTFVIGDTVLSGVSDQQTIEEAIDVELNKPLISFGQGMACGPDGCF, encoded by the coding sequence ATGACGGTTACAATCAAAGTGTACTCCGATTATGTCTGTCCTTTTTGTTTTATTGCTGAAAAGCCTTTAGAAAAGGCTATTCAAGGGAAGGATGTAGACATTGAGTGGATGCCTTATGAGCTCCGCCCATACCCGGAGGAAACATTAAAACCTGAAGGCGACTATCTTCAAAAAACATGGCAGTCTGCTGTGTATCCATTGGCGGAAAGGTATGGCGTTAAGATCAAGCTACCAAATGTATCACCTCAGCCTTATACGCATTTGGCGTTTGAAGGCTTCCAATTTGCTAAAGAGCATGGAAAAGCCACACAATATAATCATCGGATATTCCAAGCGTTCTTCCAGGAAGAACGAGATATTGGTGATATCGATGTTTTAACAAAGCTAGCTGAGGACGTTGGGTTAAACGATGAGGCCTATCGAAAAGCCCTCGTCCATCGAACATATAAAGAAACGCATCAAAAGGCATTAGATTTTGCGAGAAATGAAGCCAATATCACGGCGGTGCCCACTTTCGTCATTGGAGATACGGTATTATCCGGTGTCTCGGATCAACAAACGATTGAAGAGGCGATTGATGTAGAATTGAACAAGCCTTTAATCTCATTTGGACAAGGCATGGCGTGTGGGCCAGACGGCTGTTTTTAG
- a CDS encoding S9 family peptidase: MTSSIQPDDLYQFQWTGQPQLSPDGRYVVYVVTVADKTNNGYDSSLYLQDLQTREYNKLTNFYRSDENVKESSPIWSNDGKSIYFLSNRTGKAQVWCISSNWGEAQQVTDYKHDISEFSLSPDGNHIVCEVELPEDAKDHEDEDENDTQNDVTVIHRLRYLANGKGFISGYSHLFLYNQDTKKTERITSGNSDHTSPIFSHDGQTIYYLKSRNDPKKNGYYDDLYKLDIENHKETLIYQAKGDLFAPTPSPDGRWLAFCGHEDGEVSPENNQVWVISTDGDGKAISLTKHWDHPVGNYVGADSSLDAGNSPIQWDNNSQTIYFMATVGGNCCIKSVTTDGAVEDTSIKGDFVVTSFHHRHQHIVYNKATATEPCELWINEDAGSRPLAKHNDWLQHKVVNTPEPITFKGADEWDIEGWVLLPDSAVKKDRIPVVLEIHGGPHTAYGNMFHHEFQYLAAKGYAVVYTNPRGSQGYGRKFTAACQGDWGQNDRLDILAGLDAALETFPQLDPNNLYVTGGSYGGFMTNMIVTQTNRFTAAVTQRCLSNLYSFYGTSDIGYFFSYRQLGNADFWDDEETVLKFSPIRYARNVDTPMNIIHSEEDYRCPMEQAEQWYVALTRLGVETRFVRFQGENHELSRAGKPENRITRLQEISDWFDRYNQ, encoded by the coding sequence ATGACATCATCTATACAGCCCGATGATCTCTACCAATTTCAGTGGACCGGGCAACCGCAGTTATCACCGGATGGCCGCTATGTGGTTTATGTCGTCACAGTTGCGGATAAGACAAACAATGGTTATGATTCATCCTTGTACTTACAAGACTTGCAAACACGAGAATATAATAAGCTAACAAACTTTTACAGAAGTGATGAGAACGTTAAGGAGTCGTCACCCATTTGGTCGAATGATGGAAAGTCAATTTATTTTCTTTCCAATCGAACCGGTAAAGCGCAAGTGTGGTGTATTTCTTCTAATTGGGGTGAGGCCCAGCAGGTTACTGATTATAAGCATGATATTAGTGAATTTAGCTTGTCACCTGATGGCAATCATATTGTTTGCGAAGTCGAATTGCCCGAGGATGCTAAGGATCATGAAGATGAAGACGAAAACGATACACAAAACGATGTAACGGTCATCCATCGTCTTCGATATTTAGCTAACGGAAAAGGATTCATAAGCGGCTATAGTCATTTATTCTTATACAATCAGGACACGAAAAAAACCGAGCGAATCACGTCCGGAAACTCAGATCACACGTCACCTATATTTTCCCATGATGGTCAGACGATTTATTATTTAAAATCCCGCAACGACCCTAAGAAAAACGGTTATTACGATGATCTTTACAAACTGGATATTGAAAATCATAAAGAGACGCTTATTTACCAAGCCAAAGGTGACCTGTTTGCGCCCACGCCATCACCGGATGGACGCTGGCTCGCCTTTTGTGGACACGAAGACGGTGAGGTGAGTCCGGAAAATAATCAAGTTTGGGTGATATCAACAGACGGTGACGGCAAGGCAATAAGCCTGACAAAACACTGGGATCATCCCGTCGGAAATTATGTTGGTGCTGATAGCTCGCTTGATGCAGGCAATTCGCCTATTCAATGGGATAATAACAGCCAAACCATTTATTTTATGGCAACCGTTGGCGGCAATTGCTGTATTAAGTCAGTCACAACAGATGGAGCAGTTGAAGACACAAGTATTAAAGGTGATTTTGTTGTGACTTCTTTTCACCACCGTCATCAACATATTGTTTATAATAAGGCAACCGCCACTGAACCATGCGAGTTGTGGATCAATGAGGATGCGGGCAGCCGCCCATTAGCTAAGCATAACGATTGGCTACAGCATAAGGTTGTGAATACTCCTGAACCCATCACGTTTAAGGGCGCAGATGAGTGGGATATTGAAGGTTGGGTGTTACTGCCAGATAGTGCCGTTAAAAAGGATCGTATTCCGGTGGTCTTAGAAATTCACGGTGGTCCGCACACCGCTTATGGGAACATGTTCCATCATGAATTTCAATACTTAGCTGCCAAAGGCTATGCGGTTGTCTATACCAACCCCCGTGGTAGTCAAGGGTATGGCCGTAAATTCACAGCAGCTTGCCAAGGAGACTGGGGACAAAATGACCGTTTAGATATTTTAGCGGGATTGGATGCAGCGCTGGAGACATTTCCACAGCTTGATCCAAATAACCTCTATGTCACGGGTGGTAGCTACGGTGGTTTTATGACCAATATGATTGTGACCCAAACCAACCGATTTACCGCCGCCGTGACTCAGAGGTGCCTCAGTAACCTGTACAGTTTTTACGGGACCAGTGACATTGGCTATTTCTTCAGTTACCGGCAATTAGGAAATGCCGACTTTTGGGACGATGAAGAAACTGTGCTGAAGTTTTCACCGATCCGTTATGCTAGAAATGTCGACACGCCGATGAATATCATTCATAGTGAAGAAGACTACCGTTGTCCAATGGAACAAGCTGAACAATGGTATGTCGCTTTAACCCGATTAGGCGTTGAGACACGGTTCGTTCGATTTCAAGGTGAGAATCACGAACTATCACGCGCCGGTAAACCTGAAAACCGCATCACAAGATTACAAGAAATCAGCGACTGGTTCGACCGGTATAATCAATAA
- a CDS encoding DsbA family oxidoreductase, translating to MGKTPLDQVAKDYNVDVEWKAFELKPEGVETPPKSPEYMEQAKANVERMSQQYGIEMKWNDKSEHSRHALEGAKFAEEHGLGNEYNDAVFKAHFQQDRTINDIDTLVDIAGGLGLDSKAFREALESRRYEQNVLDDVEEAHRLGITGIPCFVSGSQGVMGAQTYETLLKLVNEE from the coding sequence ATCGGGAAAACCCCGCTTGACCAGGTGGCCAAGGATTATAATGTAGACGTCGAATGGAAAGCATTTGAGCTCAAGCCTGAGGGTGTTGAGACACCACCTAAATCACCTGAATACATGGAACAGGCAAAGGCGAATGTCGAGAGAATGTCGCAGCAATACGGGATTGAAATGAAATGGAATGATAAGAGTGAGCATTCTAGACATGCATTAGAAGGTGCAAAGTTTGCCGAGGAGCATGGTCTTGGTAATGAGTATAACGACGCTGTTTTCAAAGCCCATTTCCAACAGGACAGAACTATTAATGATATCGATACGCTGGTCGATATTGCCGGGGGCTTAGGTCTTGATTCCAAGGCGTTTCGTGAAGCCCTAGAATCACGTCGCTATGAACAAAATGTTCTTGACGATGTGGAAGAGGCCCATCGGCTTGGCATCACAGGCATACCATGCTTCGTTTCGGGAAGTCAAGGTGTCATGGGTGCGCAAACCTATGAAACACTACTAAAGCTCGTCAATGAAGAATAA
- a CDS encoding GDSL-type esterase/lipase family protein, protein MKSTIQYTAIGDSLTVGIGSFISPGFVGRYKKAIEHHWQRPVATHVHAKKGLTTGEILCMLDAPMVQQSIYDADLITITAGGNDLIDAAQIYLRTSDTQQLFTALHTAIYQLQMIIDKIRWLQNPHKYVSIKLINLYNPFPSIKHVDMWIRHFNGDMASLASSTGIKIADVYPLFAGHQQQLLSFDHIHPNAKGYAVITDALVYTGFPLINN, encoded by the coding sequence TTGAAATCAACTATTCAGTATACTGCCATTGGCGATTCTTTAACCGTCGGCATTGGTTCATTCATATCCCCAGGGTTTGTCGGACGGTATAAAAAGGCCATTGAGCATCATTGGCAAAGACCAGTGGCAACTCATGTTCATGCTAAGAAAGGATTGACGACAGGCGAAATCTTATGCATGCTTGATGCGCCAATGGTTCAACAATCCATCTATGATGCCGATTTAATCACAATCACAGCAGGCGGAAATGATCTGATTGATGCAGCACAAATATATTTGCGGACGTCTGACACCCAACAACTTTTTACAGCTCTGCATACAGCTATCTATCAGTTACAAATGATCATAGACAAAATCAGATGGCTACAAAATCCCCATAAATACGTTAGCATCAAACTTATCAACTTATATAATCCATTTCCATCAATAAAACACGTCGACATGTGGATCCGCCATTTTAATGGTGATATGGCTTCTTTAGCCTCATCAACCGGCATCAAAATCGCTGACGTTTATCCACTATTCGCTGGACATCAGCAACAATTGCTTTCATTTGATCATATCCACCCTAATGCAAAGGGCTACGCTGTAATCACGGACGCATTAGTTTATACCGGCTTTCCACTCATCAATAATTGA
- a CDS encoding zinc ribbon domain-containing protein → MSQVEASIQEKFKCAKCEHDSCQTKEVAMSGTGLSKMFDVQHNHFLFVSCEQCGYTEVYNPSILEGKQGKMGSILDVIFG, encoded by the coding sequence ATGAGTCAAGTAGAAGCTTCCATCCAGGAGAAATTCAAATGTGCGAAATGCGAACACGATTCCTGCCAAACCAAAGAAGTTGCCATGTCAGGAACCGGATTAAGTAAGATGTTTGATGTGCAACATAATCACTTTTTATTCGTCTCTTGTGAACAATGCGGCTATACTGAAGTTTACAATCCTAGTATCTTGGAAGGCAAACAAGGCAAAATGGGATCAATTTTAGACGTCATTTTTGGTTAA
- a CDS encoding proline dehydrogenase family protein → MEQMMRNFFLFLAKNKAVTKMAKKYGLRFGAARFVAGAELDGAVQVIQNLNHLGFKVTIDHLGEFVDSEAEAKEMANSCIEAVKAIAEYDLDSQLSLKLTSMGMDISDELVLNNMRRILTIANDMGVFITIDMEDSARCGHSIDLFTELKKEFDNIGTVIQAYLYRSDEDLDYLDPLAPNLRLVKGAYKEPDSVAYPNKEDVDENYKALIKKHLLNGHYTAIATHDDAIIDYTKELVQQYNIPNNQFEFQMLYGIRTERQKEIVQEGYKMRVYVPYGSDWYGYFMRRLAERPANVSFVLKGVLKK, encoded by the coding sequence ATGGAACAAATGATGCGCAATTTCTTTTTATTTTTGGCAAAAAATAAAGCGGTTACAAAAATGGCAAAAAAATATGGTCTCCGTTTTGGTGCGGCCCGGTTTGTTGCAGGTGCTGAGTTAGATGGTGCTGTTCAAGTGATTCAAAATTTGAATCATCTGGGTTTCAAAGTGACCATTGATCACCTTGGTGAATTTGTAGACAGTGAGGCTGAAGCAAAAGAAATGGCTAACAGTTGTATTGAGGCTGTTAAAGCCATTGCCGAGTATGATCTTGATTCGCAGTTGTCATTGAAGCTAACATCTATGGGAATGGATATTAGTGATGAGCTTGTTTTAAATAATATGAGGCGTATTTTAACCATTGCGAATGACATGGGTGTTTTTATTACGATTGATATGGAAGATTCCGCTCGTTGCGGTCACTCCATTGATTTATTTACAGAGTTAAAAAAGGAATTTGATAATATTGGAACTGTTATACAGGCTTATCTCTACCGGTCTGATGAGGACTTAGATTATTTAGACCCATTGGCACCGAACCTTCGACTTGTTAAAGGGGCCTACAAGGAACCTGATTCCGTAGCTTATCCTAACAAAGAGGATGTTGATGAAAATTATAAAGCACTGATTAAAAAGCATTTATTAAATGGGCACTATACGGCCATCGCTACACACGATGATGCGATCATTGACTATACAAAGGAGCTCGTTCAACAATATAATATTCCTAATAACCAATTTGAATTTCAAATGTTATACGGGATACGAACGGAACGGCAAAAAGAGATTGTTCAAGAAGGTTATAAAATGAGAGTCTACGTTCCTTATGGTTCCGACTGGTACGGTTATTTTATGCGTCGATTAGCGGAAAGGCCTGCCAATGTTTCATTTGTGCTAAAGGGTGTTCTGAAGAAATAA
- a CDS encoding CBO0543 family protein, which yields MLYIIITLFALMIAWKYGDWRHWGKYYPTILFMIVGNLIYGMKAPTHPFWLYHSHIFPNHISMILLITLIQYPCYMLVYLYQVDKSSHSKKISYMMIWIGCFSFIEWAAQKTGNIHYYNHWSLVKSLLFNSFMFPVLYLHYKRPLWAWTCAGIVIIFVSVKYHEVLF from the coding sequence ATGTTATACATTATCATAACTCTCTTTGCCTTAATGATTGCTTGGAAATATGGTGACTGGCGCCATTGGGGGAAATACTATCCAACCATCCTTTTTATGATTGTTGGCAATTTAATCTATGGCATGAAGGCTCCAACGCATCCTTTTTGGTTATACCACAGCCATATTTTCCCAAACCATATATCGATGATCTTACTTATAACCCTTATTCAATACCCTTGTTATATGTTGGTTTATCTCTATCAGGTAGATAAAAGTAGCCATTCCAAAAAGATCTCCTATATGATGATATGGATCGGTTGCTTTTCATTCATTGAATGGGCAGCACAAAAGACAGGGAATATCCACTATTATAATCATTGGTCGTTGGTAAAGTCTCTATTATTTAACAGTTTTATGTTTCCGGTATTATATTTACACTACAAAAGACCGCTTTGGGCCTGGACATGCGCCGGCATTGTGATTATCTTTGTAAGTGTGAAATATCATGAAGTGCTCTTTTAA
- the cobA gene encoding uroporphyrinogen-III C-methyltransferase, translating to MGKVYLVGAGPGDPDLITVKGLKVIQKADVILYDRLINEELLSFAPEEVEQIYCGKLPEYHTLKQESINRFLCKFASQGKTVVRLKGGDPFIFGRGGEEAEALVKKGIPFEIVPGISAGAAAPAYAGIPLTHRDFSSSVAFVSGVSHKDDTEADWQRWARSVDTLCIYMGVKQLPYVCEQLIKHGRGRQTPVAIVHWGTTEQQQTVTGTLADIVEVSEGIKNPSMIIIGDVVKLRERLQWFEDLYLTESSTSSVI from the coding sequence ATGGGTAAAGTTTACTTGGTCGGTGCAGGTCCCGGTGATCCCGACTTAATTACCGTTAAAGGATTAAAGGTGATACAAAAGGCCGATGTTATTTTGTATGATCGCTTGATTAATGAGGAGCTCCTTTCTTTTGCACCGGAAGAGGTAGAACAGATTTACTGCGGTAAACTACCAGAATATCATACATTGAAACAAGAAAGTATCAATCGTTTTCTGTGTAAATTTGCAAGTCAGGGAAAAACGGTTGTGCGATTAAAAGGAGGGGACCCTTTTATATTTGGCAGGGGTGGTGAAGAAGCCGAAGCCCTAGTCAAAAAGGGAATTCCATTTGAAATTGTCCCAGGTATTTCAGCTGGGGCTGCAGCACCGGCTTATGCTGGGATTCCCCTTACTCATCGAGATTTTAGTTCATCGGTGGCCTTTGTCTCAGGAGTGAGTCACAAAGATGATACAGAAGCAGATTGGCAGCGCTGGGCTCGCAGCGTGGACACTTTGTGTATTTATATGGGTGTTAAGCAACTGCCGTACGTATGCGAACAACTGATCAAGCATGGACGGGGACGTCAAACTCCTGTAGCGATCGTTCATTGGGGGACGACGGAACAGCAGCAAACTGTCACAGGCACATTAGCCGATATCGTTGAGGTGTCAGAAGGCATCAAGAATCCATCCATGATTATTATTGGTGATGTCGTTAAGCTTAGAGAGCGCCTGCAGTGGTTTGAAGACTTGTATTTAACTGAATCATCAACTTCGTCAGTGATTTAA
- a CDS encoding spore coat protein, with protein sequence MPQQQSNQIKNPSTQVPKTPQMNDRDFMNDCLSTEKYMTNAYSTALHEMSHDALYQDVSNIYNETENAQRELYNLMFKKGWYGVEAEDAQKLQKTFQQFTQYQTEQFPNPNAIQ encoded by the coding sequence ATGCCACAACAACAGTCGAATCAAATTAAAAATCCATCTACTCAAGTCCCTAAAACACCGCAAATGAACGACCGTGACTTTATGAATGATTGTTTATCAACGGAAAAATACATGACAAATGCTTACAGTACAGCTTTGCACGAAATGAGCCATGATGCCCTCTATCAGGACGTTTCTAATATCTACAATGAAACAGAAAATGCACAGCGTGAGCTTTACAATTTAATGTTCAAAAAAGGTTGGTATGGCGTCGAAGCTGAAGATGCACAAAAGCTTCAGAAAACATTCCAGCAGTTCACTCAATATCAAACCGAACAATTTCCTAATCCCAATGCTATTCAATAA
- a CDS encoding phosphoadenylyl-sulfate reductase — MDASAVTYENFSGDPFSNLSTEDETKGAIKVLDWAYNAYGDDIVYACSFGAEGIVLIDLISKVKPDAELVFLDTGVHFDETYELIDRIQARFPELQITMQKPDLTLDQQADRYGPELWNHNPDQCCFIRKIKPLEKALSGAPAWISGLRREQSASRKNTDFVNKDNRFRSVKVCPIIHWSWDDVWDYIEANDLPYNELHDQGYPSIGCQPCTFQANDANDSRSGRWRGFGKTECGLHTVSNENA, encoded by the coding sequence ATGGATGCAAGTGCAGTAACCTATGAAAATTTCTCCGGCGATCCGTTTTCTAATCTTTCGACTGAAGATGAAACTAAGGGTGCTATAAAAGTTTTGGATTGGGCATATAACGCATACGGTGATGATATTGTCTATGCTTGTAGTTTTGGGGCAGAGGGTATTGTGCTCATCGATCTCATTTCTAAAGTGAAGCCAGATGCAGAGCTTGTGTTTCTCGATACGGGTGTTCATTTTGATGAAACTTACGAACTCATTGATCGGATTCAAGCAAGGTTTCCAGAGCTTCAAATCACTATGCAGAAGCCTGATTTGACTTTGGATCAACAGGCTGATCGCTATGGCCCGGAACTATGGAATCATAATCCCGACCAATGCTGCTTTATTAGGAAAATCAAACCGCTTGAAAAAGCTCTAAGTGGTGCGCCCGCTTGGATTTCCGGTTTGCGTCGGGAGCAATCCGCTTCCCGCAAAAACACGGATTTTGTCAATAAAGATAACCGGTTTCGTTCTGTAAAGGTGTGCCCAATTATACATTGGTCTTGGGATGATGTATGGGATTATATCGAAGCCAATGACCTTCCGTACAATGAATTGCATGACCAAGGCTATCCGAGTATAGGCTGTCAACCGTGTACGTTTCAAGCTAATGATGCTAATGATTCACGCTCGGGACGGTGGCGTGGATTCGGTAAAACAGAATGCGGACTTCATACAGTTTCAAATGAAAATGCTTAA
- a CDS encoding MDR family MFS transporter, translated as MKLKDWDFNLKVRLAGEGLHSILFWMFFPFMAIYFSNVFGKELAGLLLIFAELIGVVVGLFGGYWADYFGRKRMMVYATAGEAFSFVLFAIANSPWIELPVLSFVSFAFMGLSGAIYTPASHAMVADVVPEKDRSAVFAVFYTMINISVVIGPVLGGIFFFSYRFEFLVFCFLITSILMIVLQKLIRETAPPKKKRAGGQDIHWTKSLMSQLSDYKVISTDKTFLLFIVAGILVAQTFMQLDLVMAVYTTEFIHEQTLFSLGNWSLTVDGRQTFSWILAENGFLVALFTLAMTKWMTKYKERNVFVISAVLYGVAIILFGHTVSIGFLLIATALFTAAELMVVGLQESFVSRLAPEHMRGQYFAASSLRFTIGRTIAPISIPMTVWFGFSWTFIILGILAFLSAGLYYILFNQYDARQRGKEANTVIS; from the coding sequence ATGAAGTTGAAGGATTGGGATTTTAATTTAAAAGTACGGCTTGCCGGTGAAGGTTTACACAGTATTTTGTTTTGGATGTTTTTCCCTTTCATGGCCATCTATTTTTCAAATGTCTTTGGAAAAGAGTTGGCGGGACTTTTGCTAATCTTTGCTGAATTGATTGGCGTTGTTGTAGGGTTATTTGGTGGTTATTGGGCCGACTATTTCGGACGGAAACGAATGATGGTCTATGCCACTGCGGGTGAAGCTTTCTCGTTTGTCTTGTTTGCGATCGCCAATTCACCTTGGATCGAGTTACCGGTACTGTCGTTTGTTAGTTTCGCATTTATGGGGTTATCGGGTGCTATTTACACACCTGCCAGTCATGCGATGGTTGCCGATGTCGTTCCAGAAAAAGACCGCAGTGCTGTTTTTGCTGTTTTCTATACCATGATTAATATTTCGGTTGTGATTGGTCCAGTGCTCGGCGGCATTTTCTTTTTTAGTTACCGGTTCGAATTTTTGGTCTTTTGTTTCTTGATCACATCTATACTTATGATTGTTTTGCAAAAGTTGATTCGAGAGACAGCACCCCCTAAGAAAAAGAGGGCAGGTGGACAGGACATTCATTGGACAAAGTCATTAATGAGTCAATTGTCGGATTACAAAGTGATTAGTACGGATAAGACATTTTTGCTGTTTATCGTCGCAGGGATTTTAGTGGCACAAACATTTATGCAATTGGATCTGGTGATGGCAGTATACACGACAGAATTTATTCATGAACAAACCTTGTTTAGTCTGGGCAATTGGTCACTGACGGTTGATGGCAGGCAAACATTTAGCTGGATATTAGCGGAAAATGGCTTTCTCGTAGCGTTATTTACGTTAGCTATGACGAAGTGGATGACAAAATATAAGGAACGCAATGTCTTTGTTATTTCTGCAGTATTATACGGCGTTGCGATTATTTTATTCGGTCATACAGTATCGATTGGGTTCTTACTCATCGCCACAGCTCTATTTACAGCTGCGGAATTGATGGTTGTTGGTTTGCAGGAAAGCTTTGTATCCAGGCTTGCTCCGGAACATATGCGTGGTCAATACTTTGCCGCATCGAGTCTACGATTTACCATAGGACGGACGATCGCGCCGATCTCTATTCCGATGACTGTTTGGTTTGGCTTTTCGTGGACGTTTATCATCCTAGGAATTTTGGCGTTCTTGAGTGCTGGCTTGTATTATATATTGTTCAATCAATATGATGCCCGTCAGAGAGGTAAAGAGGCCAACACGGTCATTTCCTGA
- a CDS encoding DUF488 domain-containing protein, whose amino-acid sequence MKIRKKRVYEYSEASDGCRILVDRIWPRGVKKADADLNLWLKVVAPSSELRKWFGHDPAKFPLFRQKYWEELETDSEKQEGLRTIQSKAQEGPVTLVYAAKDEVYNHVVVLEAFLKT is encoded by the coding sequence ATGAAGATTAGAAAAAAGCGCGTTTATGAATATTCGGAGGCTAGCGATGGATGTCGGATTCTTGTTGATCGGATTTGGCCTCGGGGTGTTAAAAAAGCTGATGCTGACCTTAATTTGTGGTTAAAGGTGGTTGCCCCAAGCTCCGAATTAAGAAAATGGTTTGGCCATGATCCTGCTAAATTCCCTTTGTTCAGGCAAAAGTATTGGGAAGAACTTGAAACTGATTCCGAAAAACAAGAAGGGCTCCGAACTATTCAGTCGAAAGCTCAAGAAGGCCCCGTGACATTGGTCTATGCAGCTAAGGATGAGGTTTATAATCATGTTGTGGTTTTGGAGGCGTTTTTAAAAACTTAA
- a CDS encoding MFS transporter has product MSMTSVKRASGQFFYGWVIVMVSALGVFFSGPGQTYGISAFVGSFVEQFNGNDTLVSGIYSAATLLSGSLLFLMGRSVDRFGQRTIAIVAAALLGVACILSSLVANPVMLFIAFFMLRYFGQGSMMLVPNTLVPQWFIKKRGRAMSFLAIGTFVSSATFPPLNAWLINTYSAEHAWQILAVFIWIVFIPLAIFLIKNKPEDIGKLPDNAEQRPVSGDQNNISAAGDDEEDWTLQEARKTRAFWFILFCVSLPAMINTAITFHLFRIFEMHDLSAGTASLVLSLMATIGFPVTLVAGFVLERIAVNKVIGLSFIGQLVFLVLLLFMHSFLSAILFGVLWGIMNGFERITVNLIWPDYFGRKHLGSIRGMAQTFTVIGSAVGPLPLGFAFEQFNSFNGAIIAMMIFPFLGVLAAFSASKPNKADYFPEDSNRLST; this is encoded by the coding sequence ATGAGTATGACATCTGTAAAGCGCGCATCCGGTCAGTTTTTTTATGGCTGGGTTATTGTTATGGTCAGTGCGTTAGGGGTTTTCTTTTCAGGGCCCGGACAAACATATGGGATTTCGGCGTTTGTGGGTTCGTTTGTTGAGCAGTTTAATGGTAATGATACCTTAGTTTCGGGCATTTATTCAGCGGCAACGTTATTGTCGGGAAGTCTATTATTCTTAATGGGTCGAAGTGTCGATCGCTTTGGTCAACGGACGATAGCGATTGTAGCCGCAGCGTTACTGGGCGTTGCTTGTATTTTGAGTAGTCTTGTCGCAAACCCAGTGATGCTGTTTATAGCTTTCTTTATGTTACGTTATTTTGGGCAAGGATCGATGATGCTTGTTCCAAATACATTGGTGCCACAGTGGTTTATTAAAAAACGGGGCCGGGCGATGAGCTTTTTGGCCATTGGGACGTTTGTTAGTTCAGCGACTTTCCCGCCTCTTAATGCATGGTTGATTAACACTTATAGCGCAGAACATGCCTGGCAAATACTGGCTGTTTTTATTTGGATTGTGTTTATCCCGCTAGCGATTTTTTTGATCAAAAATAAGCCGGAGGATATAGGAAAACTACCGGATAACGCTGAACAACGACCTGTCAGCGGTGATCAAAACAATATTTCGGCAGCTGGTGATGATGAGGAAGACTGGACATTACAGGAAGCAAGAAAAACACGAGCCTTTTGGTTTATTCTATTTTGCGTGTCATTACCCGCCATGATTAATACAGCCATCACTTTTCATCTGTTTCGAATTTTTGAGATGCATGATTTATCCGCGGGGACAGCGTCACTTGTTTTAAGTCTAATGGCGACGATCGGTTTCCCTGTGACATTGGTCGCCGGTTTTGTATTGGAAAGAATTGCGGTCAATAAGGTGATTGGCCTTTCGTTTATCGGTCAATTGGTGTTTTTGGTGTTATTGTTATTTATGCACAGCTTTTTGTCGGCTATTCTATTTGGCGTGTTGTGGGGTATTATGAATGGCTTTGAACGCATCACCGTCAACCTTATCTGGCCCGATTACTTTGGGCGGAAGCATCTCGGAAGTATTCGAGGTATGGCTCAGACCTTTACGGTGATCGGCTCGGCAGTTGGACCGCTGCCATTAGGTTTTGCGTTCGAGCAATTTAATAGTTTTAATGGTGCGATTATTGCTATGATGATTTTTCCATTTTTGGGTGTGTTGGCCGCCTTTTCTGCATCAAAACCGAATAAAGCAGATTATTTCCCTGAAGATTCAAACCGGCTGTCTACTTAA